A region of Colletotrichum destructivum chromosome 11, complete sequence DNA encodes the following proteins:
- a CDS encoding Putative GroES-like superfamily, NAD(P)-binding domain superfamily: MSDLTIPNTTIALVLPAFNEPLNLEKTPTPKTTPVGWALVRVLSTSVRPHNRAGFSGKSPLSLPVPYNPGDSGLGRVITVRPDAVAMKPGQLVYLNGFYLARDDPEGTRVLTGLHDGFGDPGQAKLFKKLGGLWRNVATVPLENAIPLNEKLLVDELGYSFGDLNYIQRLSVAYGGVSAAELRAGETIIVAPATGHFSGAVAEIAAQIGCKVIALSRSASKLEPLTSCHPRIAALQLSGDEKKDIAAIRALAPSGADAYIDVSPPSATASLHKSTVSLASLRSFGRAVFLGMMFDVKVNYMSLMARNITIKGQHMYTRLELVSLVKMVETGVLKLSKDAGHEIVDRGFSLEEWEEAVIVAEKATACGQRVLIYP; encoded by the coding sequence ATGTCAGACCTAACCATCCCCAATACCACCATTGCGCTCGTTCTCCCCGCTTTCAACGAGCCGCTCAACTTGGAAAAGACCCCAACACCAAAGACTACACCTGTCGGGTGGGCTCTGGTTCGCGTCTTGAGCACTTCCGTCCGGCCACACAATCGTGCCGGCTTTTCGGGAAAGAgtcctctctccctccccgtcccGTACAACCCGGGGGACAGCGGCCTCGGACGCGTCATCACCGTTAGACCCGATGCCGTAGCCATGAAGCCGGGCCAGCTCGTGTATCTCAACGGCTTTTACCTCGCACGAGACGACCCAGAGGGCACCCGAGTTCTCACCGGCCTTCATGATGGCTTTGGCGACCCAGGTCAGGCCAAGCTGTTCAAGAAGCTGGGCGGGCTTTGGAGGAATGTGGCCACCGTCCCGCTGGAGAACGCCATTCCCCTCAACGAGAAGCTTTTGGTTGATGAGCTGGGCTACTCATTCGGAGATCTGAACTACATCCAGCGCCTTTCTGTTGCCTACGGCGGCGTCAGCGCTGCCGAACTCCGCGCCGGGGAAACCATCATCGTGGCACCGGCTACTGGTCACTTTTCCGGTGCCGTCGCTGAGATTGCCGCCCAGATCGGCTGCAAGGTCATTGCGCTCTCGCGATCGGCCTCCAAGCTGGAGCCGCTCACGAGTTGCCATCCCCGCATCGCCGCTCTTCAACTTAGCGGCGACGAAAAGAAGGATATTGCCGCCATCCGAGCACTTGCTCCCAGCGGTGCGGATGCCTACATCGACGTTTCGCCGCCTTCCGCCACCGCTTCGCTCCATAAATCGACGGTATCTCTCGCCTCTCTCCGTTCTTTCGGCCGCGCCGTTTTCCTAGGCATGATGTTCGACGTAAAGGTTAACTACATGAGCCTGATGGCCCGCAACATTACTATCAAGGGGCAGCATATGTATACTCGCCTGGAGCTGGTCTCTCTGGTCAAGATGGTCGAGACTGGAGTTCTCAAGCTGAGTAAAGATGCTGGGCATGAGATTGTTGACAGGGGGTTTTCTCTAGAGGAATGGGAGGAAGCTGTCATTGTTGCAGAGAAGGCTACGGCCTGTGGACAACGAGTGCTGATCTACCCCTAG
- a CDS encoding uncharacterized protein (Putative transcription factor domain, fungi): MTALPSRQVADRTISAYFNPKHVTVPFIHTHQFRREYEAFWSDPDAANLLWVSILFSFLATGAVVLGAKAASTFDPHHPSAYVTMSARCLVAGQYQKAAEFSVEALVMHAHSRSFQRSNKGVDMSQLQALALRLAQRRCYHREVDRLLPTVTPFEAEMRRRVWYVIQYYDVLFSLEQGLPPLIHEDTFSTHHPTNVTDDDFDEHIDYLTPLPIAEAQPMLPCVCISHVLPILRRIIRHAMGFKACTYSDAMSLQAELEMWHASIPPCLRIRAIKDTSFTDPNHTVMQRIMLELIYIMGTVLLYRPFLDQIKLKNYECQMALKVCRRLAVRYVGVYAEVNREMQEGGRLYEDQPIALGLSVNDFLITTIVAPLEFFDCLNLPPGEEAYIINLLQTVTQLWSKRSDASTHARESTRLLRLLASKTQTASEGRRQVPGPVSSTSIAAERETEQCMQLAPQQYSSGDAGSAESDTSLEVGLIDWNNAAAIDWVS, encoded by the exons atgacggccttgccgtccCGCCAAGTTGCCGACAGAACAATATCTGCCTACTTCAACCCCAAGCATGTAACCGTTCCATTCATCCACACACATCAATTCAGAAGAGAATATGAGGCCTTCTGGAGTGACCCCGACGCTGCGAACCTCTTGTGGGTCAGCATCCTCTTCTCATTTCTGGCCACTGGAGCTGTCGTCCTAGGTGCAAAGGCAGCATCTACCTTTGATCCACATCACCCTTCGGCCTACGTTACTATGTCAGCACGGTGTCTCGTCGCAGGCCAGTACCAGAAAGCTGCGGAGTTCTCGGTTGAAGCCTTGGTCATGCACGCTCACTCGCGTTCTTTCCAAAGAAGCAACAAAGGCGTCGACATGTCTCAACTGCAAGCATTGGCTCTCCGCTTAGCACAACGGCGATGCTATCATCGAGAGGTAGACAGACTACTGCCGACTGTCACACCTTTCGAAGCAGAGATGAGACGCCGAGTGTGGTATGTGATTCAATACTACGATGTACTGTTCTCCCTCGAGCAGGGGCTGCCACCACTTATTCACGAGGATACATTTTCTACCCATCACCCGACGAATGTCACGGACGATGACTTTGACGAACATATCGACTACTTGACGCCTCTACCGATAGCAGAAGCTCAACCCATGCTTCCCTGTGTCTGTATCTCGCATGTATTACCAATACTCCGACGCATTATTCGCCATGCTATGGGTTTCAAGGCATGCACCTACTCAGACGCCATGTCTCTCCAAGCCGAACTGGAGATGTGGCACGCATCGATCCCGCCTTGCTTACGTATACGCGCCATTAAAGATACCTCGTTCACGGACCCGAACCACACTGTCATGCAACGTATCATGCTCGAACTCATCTACATCATGGGAACCGTCCTCCTGTACCGTCCGTTCCTCGACCAGATTAAATTGAAGAACTACGAGTGTCAAATGGCGCTCAAAGTCTGTCGGAGGCTGGCTGTGAGATATGTCGGGGTCTATGCTGAGGTTAATCGTGAAATGCAGGAAGGCGGAAGACTATACGAGGATCAGCCCATCgccttgggcttgtcggtgAATGACTTCTTGATAACGACGATCGTGGCACCCCTCGAATTCTTCGACTGTCTAAACCTACC GCCAGGTGAAGAAGCTTACATCATCAACTTGCTTCAAACAGTAACGCAGCTGTGGTCCAAGAGATCGGATGCGTCTACTCATGCGCGTGAAAGCACGAGGCTGCTCCGGCTCCTTGCATCAAAGACTCAAACGGCAAGCGAAGGACGACGCCAAGTCCCAGGTCCGGTTTCAAGCACGTCCATCGCTGCCGAAAGAGAGACGGAGCAATGTATGCAGTTGGCGCCGCAGCAATATTCCAGCGGCGACGCAGGATCTGCCGAATCGGACACTTCTTTAGAAGTCGGCCTCATTGACTGGAACAACGCTGCGGCAATCGACTGGGTCAGTTGA
- a CDS encoding Putative zn(2)Cys(6) fungal-type DNA-binding domain-containing protein, which yields MTNQDMSHCTTIFRVSRPHRITRNRPTVSCSTCRARKLKCDRQQPCGACQKRGHEDLCRFETAPKQQLAISSSAAMIIKLESS from the coding sequence ATGACGAACCAAGATATGTCGCACTGCACTACCATATTTCGAGTATCCCGGCCCCATCGAATCACCCGCAACCGGCCAACCGTGTCTTGCTCCACCTGTCGGGCTCGGAAGTTGAAATGCGATAGGCAACAGCCTTGCGGAGCATGCCAGAAACGAGGCCACGAGGACTTATGTCGCTTCGAGACTGCCccaaagcagcagctcgccatctcttcatcggcggcaatGATAATCAAATTAGAATCGAGCTGA